A genomic stretch from Telopea speciosissima isolate NSW1024214 ecotype Mountain lineage chromosome 7, Tspe_v1, whole genome shotgun sequence includes:
- the LOC122668425 gene encoding uncharacterized protein LOC122668425, producing MIDSCNLMDIGAKGPTYTWSNRRVGSANIRIRLNRALANIAWRRRFTEAKVFVKPAIGSDHNPLLVDTEGGRIRGSKPFRFEAMWLRHPQCMSVANQAWHIPLVGENHTQLWKRMENCKEVFKCWNADVFGNIQTNIRRLQEELEYHPSLPAPAYSQEKVNMIFEHLAKEMAKEEVMWL from the coding sequence ATGATTGATAGTTGCAATCTCATGGATATTGGAGCTAAAGGGCCAACCTACACTTGGAGTAACCGTCGTGTTGGTAGTGcgaatatccggatccgattaAACAGGGCCTTGGCTAATATTGCTTGGAGGAGGAGATTCACAGAGGCTAAAGTATTTGTCAAACCGGCCATTGGGTCGGACCATAACCCCCTCCTTGTTGATACTGAGGGTGGAAGGATTCGTGGCTCGAAACCTTTTCGATTCGAAGCCATGTGGCTGCGACACCCGCAATGCATGAGTGTGGCAAACCAAGCATGGCACATTCCGTTAGTAGGAGAGAATCACACTCAACTTTGGAAAAGAATGGAGAACTGTAAGGAGGTGTTCAAGTGCTGGAATGCCGATGTCTTTGGCAATATTCAAACTAATATCCGGAGGCTTCAGGAGGAGTTAGAGTATCACCCGAGCCTTCCGGCTCCAGCGTATTCTCAAGAGAAGGTAAATATGATTTTTGAGCATCTGGCGAAGGAGATGGCCAAAGAAGAAGTCATGTGGTTATAG